In Hydractinia symbiolongicarpus strain clone_291-10 chromosome 4, HSymV2.1, whole genome shotgun sequence, the following proteins share a genomic window:
- the LOC130641676 gene encoding serine/threonine-protein phosphatase 6 regulatory ankyrin repeat subunit A-like — protein MSEKKIHGYKSHGQRRYRKSEINLALFLFQSSHQGNHQDLNDVIFSDKIKSEKRWLVLNARDAEGMPILINCLKGSRQKESESDHLECMKILVSTGIPLDSKDAQGKTVIHWAVEFEKIKICTYLLRQGAPSNTLDNSKLTPMHVAINQSSEVFVKMLCEIGAPEVLETVDNMGRTPLCNAMFSNLSNIFLQLLTAGADANGLTNDGKCLLTHTIENNNYEFLNMLLKHKAKLFPNGANQFNNIHLAAIQKDPSSLQTIASYCTNVELQCMDNNGKTPLMYAVQNGLHENVTTLLSAKVDAALCDNEGKTALHYTSQNVDTTCVDLLLSYDKTILNKTNYMLRSAIHFAIMNNNQVVVRSLLDHGASINILDSEGYTLIHYAAEYSAAACLAELISVGLSVNIPDHHNVYPAHYAVRLEERENPQTKAVFLKKLVESGIVLNVVDGQGLQPIHWAVCMGFTSALKILLIENVDVNAETTEERFNCLHLACNSSKLECLELLLQQPSLKIDQVDSRGYTPLMTACGLKVPKFTEFLLNAGADPDHQALDGKTPAHVASANAPVDCLWLLSLKKANFDVKSNDGETPIHVACMNPDEACIRFLLTRKCDVNAAQNNGLTALHIAVTGKNSHRASLLLQHGAKCDVILYGKEKHTPLDIALENGDHKCITLLQSYGARTSYCILSNAAIAIQHLWKRYKKRKKTSRHGVPFINTSSMCTSSNASESVSVMGMQKQYKHTTLIQDVNNTSEHAWVNKAPVEEGKPNVNVSPPQCLKCGKFGVHHSRVIGEENEKVFSERIARGEREIQLMRQLMKEAEQMLVRANHVTEEADSIINSSAFRLIKQSNKEYIEEKRKKQQLAPIVR, from the exons atgagtgaaaagaaaattcatggatacaagtctcatggacaaAGACGCTACCGAAAATCTGAAATAAATTtagcattgtttttatttcaaagttccCATCAAGGAAACCACCAAGACTTGAACGATGTAATATTTTCTGACAAAATTAAAAGCGAGAAAAGGTGGCTTGTGTTGAATGCTCGAGATGCTGAAGGAATGCCGATTCTTATTAACTGTTTAAAAGGATCAAGACAAAAAGAATCTGAATCTGATCATTTGGAATGCATGAAAATATTAGTATCCACTGGAATCCCTCTTGATTCAAAGGATGCACAAGGCAAAACTGTTATTCACTGGGCTGTAGAATTTGAAAAGATTAAGATTTGCACTTACTTGCTTCGGCAGGGAGCACCTTCAAATACTTTAGACAATAGCAAACTCACACCAATGCATGTTGCCATTAACCAGTCCTCAGAAGTGTTTGTAAAAATGCTTTGTGAAATTGGTGCTCCGGAG GTGCTAGAAACAGTAGATAACATGGGGAGAACACCATTGTGTAATGCAATGTTTAGCAATCTATCCAATATATTTCTTCAGCTGCTAACGGCTGGAGCTGATGCCAACGGCTTAACAAATGATGGAAAATGTTTGCTTACCCACACAATTGAAAATAACAATTACGAGTTTCTGAATATGCTGCTCAAG CATAAGGCCAAGCTATTTCCTAATGGTGCCAACCAATTCAATAATATCCACTTGGCTGCAATACAGAAAGATCCTTCAAGTCTACAAACCATTGCATCTTATTGTACCAATGTTGAATTACAGTGCATGGACAATAATGGCAAAACACCACTCATGTATGCTGTACAGAATGGTCTGCATGAAAATGTCACTACTTTATTAAGTGCAAAG GTGGATGCTGCATTGTGTGACAATGAAGGTAAAACAGCTCTCCATTATACAAGCCAGAATGTTGATACAACTTGCGTTGATCTGTTACTGTCATATGATAAAACAATATTGAATAAAACTAATTATATGCTTCGTTCTGCAATTCACTTTGCGATCATGAATAATAACCAAGTTGTGGTACGATCGTTGTTAGATCATGGAGCAAGCATAAACATACTGGATAGTGAAGGATATACTCTCATTCACTATGCAGCTG aGTATTCAGCTGCAGCATGTCTGGCAGAATTAATCAGCGTTGGCTTATCTGTCAATATTCCTGATCATCACAATGTTTACCCCGCCCATTATGCAGTTCGATTAGAAGAACGCGAAAATCCACAAACCAAGGCGGTTTTCCTGAAAAAGCTTGTTGAAAGTGGTATTGTTCTAAATGTTGTGGATGGTCAGGGTTTGCAACCAATTCACTGGGCAGTCTGTATGG GTTTCACAAGTGctttgaaaattttattaatcGAGAATGTCGATGTTAACGCAGAGACAACAGAGGAACGCTTCAATT GTCTTCACCTTGCGTGTAACTCGTCAAAATTGGAGTGCTTGGAATTGCTGTTACAACAACCGTCATTGAAGATTGATCAAGTTGACAGTCGAGGTTACACGCCATTGATGACTGCTTGTGGTTTGAAAGTTccaaaatttacagaatttttACTCAATGCTGGTGCCGATCCGGACCATCAGGCGTTGGACGGGAaaac ACCAGCTCACGTGGCTTCTGCGAACGCGCCAGTTGACTGCTTGTGGTTGTTGTCTCTGAAGAAAGCAAATTTCGACGTGAAGAGCAATGATGGCGAAACACCAATACATGTTGCTTGCATGAACCCTGACGAAG CTTGCATTCGATTTTTGTTAACACGAAAGTGCGATGTTAACGCTGCACAAAACAATGGTTTGACAGCGCTGCATATTGCCGTGACTGGTAAAAATTCACACAGGGCAAGCCTGTTGCTACAACATGGCGCGAAATGTGACGTCATCTTGTACGGAAAG GAGAAACACACACCTTTGGATATAGCCTTGGAGAATGGCGATCacaaatgtattacgttattaCAAAGTTACGGTGCACGAACGTCGTACTGCATACTCAGCAACGCAGCCATTGCAATTCAACATCTATGGAAACGTtacaagaaaagaaagaagacaTCACGACACGGCGTGCCTTTTATTAATACAAGTAGTATGTGTACATCATCTAATGCCAGTGAAAGCGTCAGCGTGATGGGAATGCAGAAACAATACAAACATACGACATTGATACAAGACGTGAACAATACTTCTGAACACGCCTGGGTAAATAAAGCTCCAGTGGAAGAGGGTAAACCAAATGTAAATGTTTCTCCGCCGCAGTGCTTAAAGTGTGGTAAATTTGGAGTGCACCATAGTCGCGTTATTggagaagaaaatgaaaaagttttttcggAGAGGATTGCACGAGGG GAGCGGGAAATACAATTGATGCGACAGTTGATGAAAGAAGCGGAACAAATGTTGGTGCGTGCTAACCACGTGACTGAA GAAGCAGACAGTATCATTAACAGTTCGGCGTTTCGTTTGATCAAACAGTCGAATAAAGAATACATCGAAGAGAAAcgcaaaaaacaacaattagCTCCCATCGTTAGATAA
- the LOC130642302 gene encoding uncharacterized protein LOC130642302 — MKKGGPTVRTVKAVRFASMENRGLVVRTARRANSRNKYGFILWSTRPQLVFVPRGNFRIKRNGQQTRMCIKCLDASKASRERNRCPHLRRRGQCKDCKGSQICKHERRRAYCKECGECKGSQYCHHQRLGYQCKECKGSQICDHGKLRSTCPIHDPAGHLTHVIRSRTHKALQGNKELSSREYLGCDIATLQGHVEAQFSEGMTWDNHGE; from the exons ATGAAAAAAGGAGGGCCTACTGTAAGGACTGTAAAAGCAGTCAGATTTGCGAGCATGGAAAACAGAGGGCTTGTTGTAAGGACTGCAAGAAGAGCAAACAGTCGGAATAAATACGGTTTCATTCTGTGGAGTACTAGACCACAACTCGTGTTTGTCCCTAGGG gaAATTTCAGGATCAAGCGTAACGGTCAACAGACAAGAATGTGCATCAAGTGCCTCGATGCTAGCAAGGCGTCACGTGAACGCAATAGGTGTCCGCATCTAAGGCGGAGGGGTCAGTGCAAAGACTGTAAAGGAAGCCAGATTTGCAAACATGAAAGGCGGAGGGCCTATTGCAAGGAGTGTGGAGAATGCAAGGGCAGTCAGTATTGCCACCATCAAAGGTTGGGATACCAATGCAAAGAGTGTAAAGGCAGCCAGATTTGCGACCATGGAAAACTGAGATCCACCTGTCCAATTCACGATCCTGCCGGTCATCTCACCCATGTTATACGTAGCCGAACACACAAAGCTTTACAGGGAAATAAGGAGCTTAGTTCTCGGGAGTATCTAGGTTGCGATATCGCGACGCTGCAGGGCCATGTCGAAGCTCAGTTTTCTGAAGGGATGACCTGGGACAACCATGGAGAGTGA